Proteins co-encoded in one bacterium genomic window:
- a CDS encoding radical SAM protein has protein sequence MFEIILGYIDFLSLRKLGVLPRAVRGVFDRAVLKKPHLRVAEIATTFMCNSNCIMCSCAKFYNCEKEKNRMSVSEYKSLGRELDKLGCISVNVTGGEPLIRKDIDDVIIALKPKNKIVNLITNGINLTREKIKYYSSIGIDSIVVSLESISAEENDKIRGHEGHFQVVMNAIQWAKEEKVKFGISLTLGDFNFKKVYELIQFAQSKSIFLCIAHCGSIGKWAGNDSMFLSGKNAIKVISLIKKHGKIKIDFSANLSLKPGCPAFIEKIYITPYGDVLPCTFNPISFGNLREESLSIIWNRMLKFYNENVHSKTLCLRSYDKEFIGKFLNPIKNMKQPVRIDEHPYFKTHGSLK, from the coding sequence ATGTTTGAAATTATTCTAGGATATATAGATTTTTTGTCTCTAAGAAAACTTGGAGTGCTACCCAGAGCTGTGCGGGGCGTGTTCGATAGAGCTGTTCTTAAAAAGCCCCATTTAAGAGTAGCAGAGATTGCTACAACATTCATGTGTAATTCCAATTGTATAATGTGCTCTTGCGCAAAATTCTACAATTGCGAAAAAGAGAAAAACCGAATGAGTGTTTCTGAATATAAATCTCTTGGCAGGGAGCTTGACAAACTCGGATGTATTTCTGTAAATGTCACTGGAGGAGAACCGCTCATTCGTAAAGATATTGACGATGTAATTATCGCATTAAAGCCAAAAAATAAAATTGTTAATTTAATAACCAATGGAATTAATTTAACTCGTGAGAAAATAAAATATTATTCATCCATTGGTATTGACAGTATTGTTGTTAGTCTGGAAAGCATTTCTGCAGAGGAGAATGATAAAATTCGTGGGCATGAGGGTCATTTTCAGGTAGTTATGAATGCAATTCAGTGGGCTAAGGAAGAAAAAGTCAAGTTTGGTATTAGTCTTACACTTGGAGATTTTAATTTTAAAAAAGTCTATGAACTGATTCAGTTTGCGCAAAGCAAATCGATTTTTCTTTGTATTGCCCATTGCGGTAGTATCGGAAAATGGGCAGGCAATGATTCAATGTTTCTATCTGGAAAAAACGCAATAAAAGTAATCAGCTTAATCAAAAAACATGGTAAGATTAAAATAGACTTCAGCGCAAATCTCAGCTTAAAGCCGGGCTGTCCGGCTTTTATTGAGAAGATATATATTACGCCGTATGGTGATGTACTGCCATGTACCTTTAATCCTATCTCGTTTGGTAATCTTCGCGAAGAATCTCTATCAATCATCTGGAACCGCATGTTAAAATTTTATAACGAAAATGTGCATAGTAAAACATTATGCTTGCGAAGTTATGATAAGGAATTTATTGGGAAATTCCTTAATCCTATAAAAAACATGAAACAGCCTGTACGGATAGATGAACATCCATATTTCAAAACACATGGAAGTTTAAAATAG
- a CDS encoding B12-binding domain-containing radical SAM protein yields the protein MKITLINPPLTLDEAYGNYSDLASFLPQLGLCALASYLIKYGYKEVRIIDANVLGSSLSNIVKDVMSDSPDLIGIYNSTSNYFSVSSLVSEIKKTKRSQKIVLGGPHPSFLPEEILTETAVDYCVIGEGEETLLELVQHIEGNSDELNKIDGLAYKTSDDKIIINKPRKRIDDLDSLPFPAVHLLPPLSKYKFYPLQSKRSPYMTLITSRGCPYNCVFCETPFGKTVRYHSPEYVVNYIDYLVKQFGVKELCFVDDTFTLKEKRVFEICGLIQKINLDVSWYSATRANIKDKTIFNEMRKAGCWICAIGAESGDPEVLRLIGKGVSLDEIKSSCEAVLKAGIVLKTFFILGNPGETLETIEKTIKFAKSLKAHYPVFSLMTPFPGTELWNTAEKYGTFDRSNFQKLIISTADPVFVPYGLTKEILLKKQKEAFRRTYFSLGMVKKQLCAIKSIDDVKKLGKAAIAFLKLQFN from the coding sequence ATGAAAATAACTTTAATAAATCCGCCGCTTACTCTGGATGAAGCATATGGAAACTACAGCGACTTAGCTTCTTTTCTGCCTCAACTGGGTTTATGCGCTTTGGCCAGCTATTTAATAAAATATGGATACAAAGAAGTAAGGATAATTGATGCTAATGTATTAGGGAGCAGTCTCAGCAATATCGTCAAAGACGTTATGAGCGATTCTCCAGATTTAATAGGAATATATAACAGTACATCTAACTACTTTTCTGTATCTAGTTTGGTTTCTGAAATAAAAAAAACGAAAAGATCACAAAAAATAGTCTTAGGCGGACCACATCCCAGTTTTCTTCCTGAAGAGATATTAACCGAAACCGCAGTTGACTATTGCGTAATAGGGGAAGGAGAAGAGACTTTATTAGAATTAGTTCAACATATTGAAGGTAATTCTGATGAGCTAAACAAAATAGATGGATTGGCTTATAAGACCAGTGATGACAAAATAATAATAAACAAACCGAGAAAACGGATTGATGATTTAGACAGCCTGCCATTTCCAGCCGTTCATCTGTTACCTCCGCTTTCAAAATATAAATTTTATCCTTTGCAATCCAAGAGATCGCCGTATATGACATTGATAACATCAAGAGGGTGCCCATATAATTGCGTTTTTTGTGAGACTCCTTTTGGCAAGACAGTGCGATATCATAGTCCGGAGTACGTGGTTAATTATATAGATTATTTGGTTAAGCAATTCGGTGTTAAAGAATTATGTTTCGTTGATGATACCTTTACTCTTAAAGAAAAGAGAGTTTTTGAAATATGCGGTCTGATACAAAAGATAAATCTTGATGTTAGCTGGTACTCTGCTACGCGTGCAAACATAAAAGACAAAACCATTTTTAATGAAATGAGAAAAGCAGGTTGCTGGATCTGCGCCATAGGCGCAGAGTCCGGAGATCCTGAGGTACTTCGTTTGATAGGGAAGGGGGTCTCTCTGGATGAGATTAAATCATCCTGCGAGGCGGTTCTAAAAGCAGGGATAGTGTTAAAAACATTTTTTATTCTCGGGAATCCAGGTGAAACGCTTGAAACAATAGAGAAAACAATAAAATTTGCAAAGTCCCTGAAAGCACATTATCCAGTTTTCAGCCTGATGACTCCGTTTCCAGGAACTGAATTATGGAATACAGCTGAAAAATATGGCACTTTTGATCGCTCAAATTTTCAGAAACTTATAATTTCTACTGCGGATCCTGTATTTGTCCCCTATGGTTTGACAAAAGAAATTTTGTTGAAGAAGCAAAAGGAAGCCTTCAGAAGAACCTATTTTAGCTTAGGTATGGTCAAAAAGCAGTTATGCGCTATTAAATCTATAGATGATGTCAAGAAACTGGGCAAAGCAGCTATTGCTTTCTTAAAGTTACAGTTTAACTGA
- a CDS encoding radical SAM protein, whose protein sequence is MSSKLTTLIRGRKAMFSLLKCKFSKKRIPVRASFLVTKYCNLRCFYCYTKDILNDKNVHEPTIDELKNTIDQIYEAGCRWINILGGEPLMRDDIEEFINYVSNKGMFMEITTNGFFVKKRIKALKKVDHLCISLDGNKESNDKSRGKGSFEKIVEGIEYAVTNGLSVRVHATLCKRTMQGKSLEFLSDFCNRLKIKLNYSENGLPGIEKMDPDFLLSREETMNFYRSYKSLRNKGFPIISSDVAVEYASKWPLQGQTIIYKKDLHKIPKGSFYPCELGRSQCFITSDGYVYPCSKKWGYGKNLYEVGFKEAWNYLENLDCVACKELGTIEQSLITGLNPSALFNAITNFAL, encoded by the coding sequence ATGAGTTCGAAGCTTACGACACTTATTAGAGGGCGTAAGGCAATGTTTAGCCTGTTGAAGTGTAAATTTAGCAAGAAGCGTATTCCGGTCAGAGCAAGCTTTTTGGTAACGAAATATTGCAATCTGAGATGCTTTTATTGTTACACTAAGGATATTCTAAATGATAAAAACGTACACGAGCCAACCATTGATGAGTTAAAAAACACTATTGATCAAATTTATGAGGCTGGATGCCGCTGGATAAACATTTTAGGTGGCGAGCCTCTTATGAGAGATGATATCGAAGAATTCATTAATTATGTCAGTAATAAAGGAATGTTTATGGAGATAACCACAAATGGTTTTTTCGTAAAGAAGAGGATAAAAGCATTAAAGAAAGTAGATCATCTTTGTATAAGTTTGGATGGAAATAAAGAGTCTAATGATAAAAGTCGCGGTAAAGGATCTTTTGAGAAAATCGTTGAAGGGATTGAATACGCTGTAACAAACGGTCTAAGCGTAAGAGTACATGCGACACTATGCAAAAGGACAATGCAGGGTAAATCATTGGAGTTTTTGTCAGATTTTTGCAACAGACTGAAAATAAAACTGAACTATTCAGAGAACGGTCTGCCAGGAATAGAGAAGATGGATCCTGATTTTCTTCTTTCCAGAGAGGAAACCATGAATTTCTACAGAAGTTATAAAAGTTTAAGGAATAAAGGATTTCCTATAATTAGTTCAGACGTGGCGGTAGAATATGCATCAAAATGGCCTCTTCAAGGACAGACAATCATTTATAAGAAAGACCTTCACAAAATTCCAAAAGGCAGTTTTTATCCCTGTGAGCTTGGGAGAAGCCAATGTTTTATTACCAGTGACGGTTATGTATACCCTTGTTCAAAAAAATGGGGTTATGGGAAAAATCTATATGAGGTAGGATTTAAAGAAGCTTGGAATTATTTGGAAAATCTAGACTGCGTAGCTTGTAAAGAGCTTGGGACTATAGAGCAAAGTCTTATTACAGGTCTTAATCCCAGCGCTTTGTTCAACGCCATAACAAATTTTGCGCTATAA
- a CDS encoding B12-binding domain-containing radical SAM protein, giving the protein MKILFIDNFSFNFGIASISSVLKQSGHDVELLYYTFSKMKGIDIYRNPSKYYSFNKIADEIIGRKPDIIGFSVLSSNYMFYKNTAEAIRRRTDIPILTGGVFPTMSPDFFIENTCCDFVFRGEAEPVIVELIEKIALGKYYDVPNIVYREKGGTVVHNEMSSFVDDLDALPFYDKEVYPGVPFQLNMSTSRGCVNSCSYCSSGKYTRLTVRGGAGKVRKRSVDSIIKEIKQALRKWPYKEISFWDDFFITTPKWLSEFVEKYSKEINLPYNCIAFPAVINNEVASLLAGSGCNVVCMGFQTANEEYKKNVLRRRETKKQVAKAINHLEEHGVKYSLDHIFNLPGETKEHIEESLDFFINNKVKWVSIYFLNYYPDSDITKYSYDNGFIGSEQFSKIMKNELIGDQAFKGTIVDKKKSKEQVQYALLFRLINLLPAKWLKRMLKNDIQKRFPTNKYLYYSLSLLTLFKAQGFRRVLTFVNPYFKFRKNVCE; this is encoded by the coding sequence ATGAAAATATTATTTATTGATAATTTTTCGTTTAATTTTGGCATCGCATCTATTTCATCTGTATTGAAACAGAGTGGTCATGATGTGGAGTTGTTATATTACACATTTTCTAAAATGAAAGGCATCGATATTTATCGTAATCCCAGTAAATATTATTCGTTTAATAAGATAGCTGATGAGATAATTGGAAGGAAACCTGATATTATAGGGTTTTCTGTTTTAAGCTCAAATTACATGTTCTATAAAAACACAGCTGAAGCCATTCGCAGAAGAACAGATATTCCTATTTTAACAGGAGGTGTGTTCCCGACTATGAGTCCAGATTTTTTTATAGAGAATACCTGCTGCGACTTTGTATTCAGGGGAGAAGCAGAACCTGTAATTGTGGAACTTATTGAAAAAATAGCTTTAGGAAAGTATTATGATGTGCCAAATATCGTTTACAGAGAAAAAGGAGGGACTGTTGTTCACAACGAAATGTCCAGCTTTGTCGATGACCTAGATGCTCTTCCGTTTTATGATAAGGAAGTATATCCAGGTGTTCCATTTCAGTTGAATATGTCAACCAGCCGTGGATGTGTCAATTCCTGCAGCTATTGTTCTTCCGGGAAATATACCAGACTAACGGTCAGAGGAGGAGCTGGAAAAGTCAGGAAAAGAAGCGTGGACTCTATTATTAAAGAGATAAAACAAGCTTTGCGAAAATGGCCATATAAAGAGATCTCTTTCTGGGACGATTTTTTTATTACAACACCTAAATGGTTATCGGAATTTGTGGAGAAATATAGCAAAGAAATAAATCTTCCTTATAATTGCATAGCTTTTCCTGCGGTGATAAATAATGAGGTAGCGTCATTATTAGCCGGGTCTGGATGCAATGTTGTATGTATGGGATTTCAGACTGCAAATGAAGAATATAAAAAGAATGTACTAAGAAGAAGAGAAACTAAAAAACAAGTTGCTAAAGCCATAAACCATCTGGAAGAGCATGGAGTTAAATACAGCTTAGACCATATTTTTAATTTACCAGGTGAGACAAAAGAGCATATTGAAGAATCTTTGGATTTTTTTATCAATAACAAAGTAAAATGGGTATCAATATATTTCCTTAATTATTATCCTGATTCCGATATTACAAAGTATTCCTATGATAATGGTTTTATTGGCTCTGAGCAGTTCTCTAAAATCATGAAAAATGAACTGATTGGCGATCAGGCATTTAAAGGAACCATCGTTGATAAAAAGAAATCTAAAGAGCAGGTTCAGTACGCTTTACTTTTTAGATTGATTAATTTACTGCCTGCCAAATGGTTGAAACGGATGCTAAAGAATGATATTCAAAAAAGGTTTCCGACTAATAAATATTTATACTATAGTCTTTCTTTGTTAACCTTGTTTAAAGCGCAGGGTTTTAGAAGAGTTTTGACATTTGTCAATCCTTATTTCAAATTCAGGAAAAACGTATGCGAATAG
- a CDS encoding purine-nucleoside phosphorylase — protein sequence MTKTLNFLRDRIKTVPEILIILGSGFAKVADKMKIRVEIPYQDIPHFKKTSAPTHSGNLIAGKINGRDVLVMQGRYHVYEGYEISFTTYPVRVAAELGVKKLITTNLSGGINENFNIGDFMLVKDHLNVSGVNPLIWDSGRTSGQFTDMYEAYSSHLIRLLERSASELGITLHKGVLAYLTGPNFETRSELKMLKLLGADAVGWSLVPEVLEARRYGMDVLGIVCISDLSNPDSFNPVNLEEIYQIGKEKADTLFLLLASFMSKLQNGA from the coding sequence ATGACGAAAACCCTGAATTTTCTTAGAGATAGAATAAAGACTGTGCCGGAAATCCTTATAATATTGGGATCCGGTTTTGCGAAAGTAGCAGATAAGATGAAAATAAGAGTCGAAATACCTTATCAGGATATACCTCATTTCAAGAAGACAAGTGCACCTACTCATAGCGGTAATCTTATAGCCGGGAAAATAAACGGCAGGGATGTATTAGTGATGCAGGGCAGGTATCATGTTTACGAAGGTTATGAAATTAGTTTTACTACTTATCCCGTGCGCGTGGCAGCCGAATTAGGAGTAAAAAAATTAATAACCACTAACTTATCCGGCGGTATTAACGAGAATTTTAACATAGGTGATTTTATGCTTGTCAAAGATCACCTAAATGTATCCGGTGTCAACCCTTTGATTTGGGATTCAGGGAGAACATCCGGTCAATTTACAGATATGTATGAAGCATATTCTTCGCATTTAATCAGGCTGTTAGAAAGGTCCGCTTCTGAATTGGGTATTACCTTGCATAAGGGAGTATTGGCCTATCTAACTGGTCCTAATTTTGAAACCCGATCTGAATTAAAAATGTTAAAACTTCTGGGTGCAGATGCTGTTGGTTGGTCTCTGGTGCCGGAAGTTCTGGAAGCTCGCAGATATGGCATGGACGTTTTAGGTATCGTTTGCATCAGTGACCTTTCCAATCCGGATAGCTTCAACCCTGTTAATTTAGAAGAGATATATCAAATCGGAAAAGAAAAAGCTGACACACTATTTCTCTTACTGGCGAGTTTTATGTCTAAATTGCAGAATGGAGCTTAA
- a CDS encoding alkaline phosphatase family protein, giving the protein MKIISKFYNEELESIFARILYFFNTIDTYFILVGISSFVIVFPGKVNVIVLVLSLLFALITAKIADFYPSFVILAIPVLIILGIVLDLSGSLIMALFIVNTALFFIIQFVFMGIPDSIVARDIRVAFIKIYNSLFTVAPTTVSFSMSVFFSFYVSFCIAAAVSCRAIKDYTLLGAAGVILFFCALLARSMRPKNLFSKFHKPDVRANPIFKRVVILNIDGVRKDVFDSLNLPAIARLTKEGTSHAFGLETVYRALTNPAFASIFTGTIPSVHGVRSNNFGQSIVTEGLPDIVPSIAYGSMHVKHFCKKYWQTRIVSLPRHSVYLSDDIMVDWLKDDMLNRPEIRLFVADFSEADFLAHAYGSKSRQYKEALQRIDKRIGDFIDWMKSNNMSDDTAVIVCSDHGIAAIDHSYLIADSERYVPFLIYGKGIKKGFHIQRPGTIMDICCTVAYFLGIRYPYNSRGQVFTEALEDSDLESEKETFVSRFNQLKYDAEAEQYHCDHVEIYAGDAQWWDQCISKFIMDKKCDLRVLDIGCGNGFVGERFVAMGVNFSDFVCMDISKNILEEAKKTLGKYPGFSFTTSLDDVNGTFDIITASSVFHHVVHPDKLADIIDRFLAEDGIVIGSHEPNKEAFKKKLFYAGAALYKGIGGSISISNEVVREFNDLLRNRYPNAPGVCREEILQMVEYHSPLEQYDKSIDLQSGFIPDEFCKLCFPGYKVLLLETYSTFSHRLWLSKHKRIQSLLVAMFNLLFKRGNLFRFVLRKKEI; this is encoded by the coding sequence TTGAAAATAATATCTAAATTTTACAATGAAGAGCTTGAAAGCATCTTTGCTAGAATCTTATACTTCTTTAACACGATTGATACATATTTTATTCTTGTAGGAATCAGCTCTTTTGTCATCGTTTTTCCGGGAAAAGTCAATGTTATAGTGCTGGTGCTATCTCTGTTGTTTGCGTTGATTACGGCAAAAATCGCTGATTTTTATCCCAGTTTTGTGATACTTGCTATTCCTGTACTTATTATACTTGGAATTGTATTAGATCTTTCAGGGTCATTAATAATGGCTCTTTTTATTGTAAATACAGCCCTGTTTTTTATAATACAGTTTGTTTTTATGGGCATACCTGATTCAATAGTTGCCCGTGATATACGAGTTGCTTTTATAAAAATATACAATTCATTATTTACGGTTGCTCCAACAACAGTTTCTTTTTCTATGAGTGTCTTCTTTTCATTCTATGTATCCTTTTGTATAGCTGCAGCCGTTTCATGCCGAGCAATAAAGGATTATACCTTGCTTGGGGCAGCGGGAGTAATTCTCTTTTTTTGTGCTTTGCTTGCCCGTTCAATGCGACCCAAAAACCTTTTCAGCAAGTTCCATAAGCCGGATGTCAGGGCTAACCCGATATTTAAACGGGTAGTGATTCTGAATATAGATGGTGTAAGAAAAGATGTTTTTGACTCATTAAATTTACCTGCAATAGCCAGATTAACCAAGGAGGGTACAAGCCATGCATTTGGACTGGAGACTGTATATCGGGCGTTAACCAATCCTGCATTTGCAAGTATATTTACGGGTACTATTCCCAGTGTTCACGGCGTCCGCAGCAACAACTTCGGACAATCAATTGTAACAGAGGGTTTGCCTGATATTGTCCCGTCTATTGCATACGGTTCAATGCATGTTAAACATTTTTGCAAGAAGTACTGGCAGACACGTATAGTCTCATTGCCCCGCCATTCCGTATATCTTTCCGACGATATAATGGTAGACTGGCTTAAAGATGATATGCTTAATAGACCAGAGATACGTCTTTTTGTCGCAGATTTCAGCGAAGCGGATTTTCTTGCTCACGCCTACGGCAGTAAGTCTAGGCAATACAAGGAAGCTCTTCAGAGGATTGATAAGCGTATAGGAGATTTTATAGATTGGATGAAATCAAATAACATGTCAGATGATACAGCGGTTATTGTATGTTCTGATCATGGAATAGCGGCAATTGACCACAGCTATCTTATAGCTGATTCAGAAAGATATGTGCCCTTTTTGATTTATGGGAAGGGTATCAAAAAAGGATTCCATATACAGCGGCCGGGAACAATTATGGATATTTGCTGTACAGTCGCATACTTTCTTGGAATCCGATATCCCTATAATTCAAGAGGACAGGTCTTTACTGAAGCGCTTGAGGATTCTGATCTTGAGTCAGAGAAAGAAACATTTGTCAGTAGATTCAACCAGTTGAAGTATGATGCTGAAGCTGAGCAGTACCATTGTGACCATGTTGAGATTTATGCCGGAGACGCACAGTGGTGGGATCAGTGTATTTCGAAGTTTATAATGGACAAAAAATGCGATCTGAGAGTGCTTGATATCGGATGCGGCAATGGCTTTGTGGGTGAAAGATTTGTCGCAATGGGGGTCAATTTTAGTGATTTTGTATGTATGGATATTTCTAAAAACATACTTGAGGAAGCTAAGAAAACGCTTGGGAAATATCCCGGATTTTCCTTTACAACCAGTTTAGATGATGTTAATGGAACATTTGACATAATTACTGCCAGCTCGGTTTTTCATCATGTTGTTCATCCGGATAAGCTTGCAGATATCATTGACAGGTTTCTCGCAGAAGATGGAATTGTGATTGGAAGCCATGAGCCAAATAAGGAAGCATTTAAAAAGAAGTTGTTTTATGCAGGAGCAGCTTTATATAAAGGAATAGGCGGAAGTATAAGTATTAGCAATGAAGTCGTGCGTGAGTTCAATGATCTGCTCCGTAACAGATATCCAAATGCTCCCGGCGTCTGCCGTGAAGAGATACTTCAGATGGTAGAGTATCACTCTCCTTTGGAGCAGTATGATAAGTCTATTGATTTACAAAGCGGGTTCATACCGGATGAGTTCTGCAAACTATGCTTTCCAGGATATAAAGTACTCCTGCTTGAGACCTACTCAACATTTTCTCATAGGCTATGGCTGTCAAAACATAAAAGAATACAATCTTTGCTTGTTGCTATGTTTAATCTTTTATTTAAACGGGGCAATCTCTTCAGATTCGTCTTGAGGAAAAAGGAGATATGA
- a CDS encoding SDR family NAD(P)-dependent oxidoreductase — translation MIDKLRNKTVLITGASKGIGRAIALLFSGYNMKIGLIARSEDKLKEVSNCVNSAGGEALILNTDLRDRKAIEDAVLEFKNKFGEPDFLINNAGIAARGFWQDISLDSELDVMNVNYTAAVILMRLLLPGMMQADSGHIINISAIAGIYTAPYQGAYCASKAALLAYSVSLGYELEKTNVKISSILFPGPVDTDFLKSPNFESFRKFKDIISPDLIAQSVLSVIENPKEMVFVGPLWKLIAAKIASLKPEFFRKIIEKKNTPPESLDVFK, via the coding sequence TTGATAGATAAACTACGAAATAAGACTGTGCTGATTACTGGCGCATCGAAGGGAATTGGTAGGGCTATAGCCCTACTATTCAGCGGTTACAATATGAAAATTGGTTTGATAGCTCGTTCTGAAGATAAACTTAAAGAGGTATCCAATTGTGTGAATTCAGCTGGTGGCGAAGCTTTGATATTAAATACAGATTTGAGGGATCGAAAAGCCATAGAAGATGCAGTGCTTGAATTTAAAAATAAATTTGGTGAACCTGATTTTTTAATTAATAATGCAGGAATAGCTGCTCGTGGTTTTTGGCAGGATATTTCGCTTGATTCAGAGCTTGATGTAATGAACGTTAATTACACAGCAGCTGTTATTCTTATGCGCCTTCTGTTGCCTGGTATGATGCAAGCCGACAGTGGGCATATAATAAATATTAGTGCGATTGCAGGAATATATACTGCTCCATATCAGGGAGCATATTGTGCAAGCAAGGCAGCTCTCCTGGCTTATTCAGTAAGTCTTGGTTATGAGTTAGAGAAGACAAATGTAAAGATTTCCTCAATATTATTTCCAGGTCCAGTCGATACTGATTTTTTGAAAAGCCCAAATTTTGAAAGTTTTAGAAAATTTAAAGATATAATATCTCCAGACCTTATAGCTCAGAGCGTTCTGTCAGTAATTGAGAATCCAAAAGAAATGGTTTTCGTAGGGCCACTATGGAAATTAATTGCAGCAAAGATTGCAAGTTTAAAGCCCGAATTCTTCAGGAAAATAATTGAAAAAAAGAATACGCCTCCAGAATCTCTTGATGTTTTTAAGTAA
- a CDS encoding radical SAM protein: MKIIFPVMGAENISVSYLSTVLKEAGHIVKVAFDRSLFDDKQYFSVPFLSRMFTEKKRMIKEIIREKPDILAMSVFADNYQWGLEVVREVRKCHMCITVWGGMHPTSCSEEVISRDEVDYMIVGEGETPFMELLEALEKKESPESISNLWMKKNGKVIRNKPRLLMDPKAFPAVDKTIYEKFIPMKDYYLTVTSKGCIAHCSYCTQNFLWKWEKEEGLGHFLREKSVDAVLDELKAMKKRYSIRYVDIKNNVLSGNSKWFDEFLARYPEEIQLPFRIMGHPLLFQKDLAVKLKKAGCHHIQIGIESLNPEVRKKVLFRNETNEQIIRALDNIEKAGINFSADLMLGLPGESEDDLILALKTLAKYRRLIRSSVFWLQYLPSVDITRMAILKGYINKGNEIKIVQGLQNNYLSTGSSMEPQRMRILKTYHIMFRLLPIVSQRIMNFLINSGIYRIFRYIPFQIFAIIVIDVFVSFVRKDYYAKWIMGWYFKQLFKHLTGKVETISD; encoded by the coding sequence ATGAAGATAATTTTTCCTGTTATGGGTGCTGAGAATATATCAGTCAGCTATCTTTCGACAGTTCTTAAAGAGGCTGGGCATATAGTTAAGGTGGCTTTTGATCGTTCACTATTTGATGATAAGCAATATTTTTCCGTTCCTTTTCTCAGCCGTATGTTCACTGAAAAAAAGAGAATGATAAAAGAAATAATCAGGGAGAAGCCTGATATTCTTGCTATGTCTGTATTCGCCGATAATTACCAATGGGGTCTTGAAGTGGTACGTGAAGTACGTAAATGCCACATGTGCATTACTGTATGGGGTGGAATGCATCCTACTTCCTGCTCGGAGGAAGTTATCAGTAGAGACGAGGTGGATTACATGATTGTAGGGGAGGGGGAAACCCCTTTCATGGAATTGCTTGAAGCGCTTGAAAAGAAGGAATCGCCAGAAAGTATTTCCAATTTGTGGATGAAGAAAAACGGCAAGGTAATTCGTAACAAGCCTAGATTATTAATGGACCCCAAAGCTTTTCCAGCTGTAGACAAAACCATATATGAAAAGTTTATCCCAATGAAGGACTATTACCTTACTGTTACATCTAAGGGGTGTATTGCCCACTGCAGTTATTGTACGCAGAATTTTCTCTGGAAATGGGAAAAAGAAGAAGGATTAGGACATTTTCTCAGAGAAAAATCTGTTGATGCTGTATTAGACGAATTAAAGGCAATGAAAAAACGTTATAGTATCCGTTATGTTGATATAAAAAATAATGTACTTTCAGGTAACAGCAAATGGTTTGATGAGTTTCTTGCGCGTTATCCTGAAGAGATTCAGTTGCCTTTCAGAATAATGGGACATCCTCTGTTGTTTCAAAAAGACCTGGCAGTCAAATTAAAAAAGGCAGGCTGTCATCATATTCAAATAGGAATTGAATCATTAAATCCCGAAGTAAGAAAAAAAGTGCTGTTTCGCAACGAGACTAACGAGCAGATTATCAGAGCGCTTGATAATATTGAAAAAGCAGGTATTAATTTTTCCGCAGATCTGATGTTGGGTCTTCCGGGAGAGTCGGAGGACGACCTGATTTTAGCTCTTAAAACTCTTGCAAAATATCGCAGACTCATACGTTCGTCCGTATTCTGGCTTCAGTATTTGCCAAGCGTTGATATTACCAGAATGGCCATATTGAAAGGCTATATAAACAAAGGAAACGAAATAAAAATTGTTCAGGGGCTTCAGAATAACTACTTATCAACAGGCTCATCAATGGAGCCGCAGAGAATGAGAATACTCAAGACATACCATATCATGTTCCGTTTACTTCCTATTGTTTCTCAGAGAATCATGAATTTTCTGATAAACTCTGGGATATATCGCATATTCAGGTATATCCCATTCCAGATATTTGCTATCATCGTCATTGATGTGTTTGTTTCTTTTGTGCGCAAGGACTACTATGCAAAATGGATTATGGGATGGTATTTCAAACAGCTGTTTAAGCATCTTACCGGAAAGGTAGAGACAATTTCAGATTAA